From the Chloroflexota bacterium genome, the window GCGTATCGGTTCAGGTACCAGCGCAGCGCGGGGACCAGGCCCAGATCGTCCAGGATGGCGGGGCGGAGGTCCAGGGAGAGCTCGCGCGCCTGCTCCAGCGCCTGTTGGCTCAGCTCCTCAAGCTCCGTCAGCATTTGCCTGACGGTTGGGGGCGTCTCCGAGGGCAGAAGCTGCTCCAGGGCGGCCAGGTTGATGCGGATCATGGTCATGATCTGCCCGATCTCATCGTGCAGCTCCTGGGAGATGCGCTTGCGTTCCGCCTCCTGGGCGTAGATCAATTGTCTGGATAGCATCTCCAGGGACGAGCGTTGTCCCCGGATCACCTCCATCTGTTGGGCGTTCTGAATGGCGGTGGCCAGGCTGTCGGCTACCTCGCGAGCGATGTCGGTCTGTTGTGAATCCAGGGCCACCGGCGTTTCCATTCCCAGGAAGAGCGCTCCGATCAATTCCTCCTGAGCGATGAGGGGAACGATCACGAGGGCTCGCAGCGCCTCGGCCCATCGGGACTGCAGCGCCGGTATCAGCTGGTGCGGCACCGCGAGGTCTTTTAGCACGTAGATCTCCCCTCGCCGGAGCGTTTCCAAACACTCTTGGAGCTCGGAGAACGCGCCCAGGGGGACGTTATGGGTGTCCAGGGCGACGGGCTCCCCGCCGTGTCCTACGGCCAGCGTGTTCACGGTGTGGGCCTCGCCGCTGGGGACCACGACGCCGATCACCGTGCAGGGCAACAGCCTCGGCACGTGTTGCGTGACGATTTGGGCGATCTCCTGTAGGGATCGCGCCGTCAGGATCGCCTGATCGATCTCGTGCAGGACCTGCAACCGTTCAACGTATTGTTGCAGTGCTCGCTCCGCCCGCTTGCGCTCGGTGATATCGCGAGAGATGACGATGGCGTGGGTGACCTCCCTCCCGTCGCTGCGGAAGGGGTAGTAGGCCACATCGAAGCAGCGCAGCCCCAGGGTAGGGAACTCGAACCAGCCCTGATGGCGCACCTCTTTTCCGGTGAAGCACTCGTCCAGGAGCAGCTTGATCGCCGTGTTGAAGCGTTCCTCCCCCCAAACCTCGGCGATGGTGCGGCCGACGATCTCATCCTGCTCCTTGCCGTGCGCGCGACAGTACGCGTGGTTGGCCGCCTCGTAGACGTAGTCTCGGTTGACCAGGGTCATGAACTCGCCGGAGGTGTTGACGATGGCCTCGTAGCGGCGCCACATCTCCTCCAGCTTCTGACGCCCGGCGATCTCGGCCTCCAGCTCCCGGTTGATCTTGGAGAGCTCCTGGGTGCGTTCGGCCACGCGACGCTCCAGCTCGGCTGCCCAGGCCTGGGCCTCCTGGTGGAGTCGGGTGTTCTCCAGGGCGATGGCGATCTGGTTGGCGAAGGTGGCCACGACCGGTACGTCGGCCTCCGTCAGGTCCGCGCCACCCATCGCCAACAGGCCAACCGGCTTGCCGTCGAGCATCAAGGGTGCGCAGATGCTCTGTTTGATCTCCAGCAGGCTCACCAGCCGAGAGGCAAGGGGGCGCAGGTGCCGGGGAAGGGCCTCGGCAACGAGTTCGATGCTGGCCTCCCGATCCCTGAAGACCGCTTCCGGCTTGGCGAGGATCTCCTGGTAGGGGCTCCCGGGAAGCAAGGGGAGGCGGAAGTCCTCAGCCGCGAGGCCGGTGAGCTTTTCCAACGCCCCCGCGAGGGAAGGATTGAGACTTCCCTTTGGAATAATCAGATGTTCTTGATCCTCGGCAACGATCAAGATGATGACGTGGTAGCTCAATTTGGCCGCCTCATCGGTCACAACCTGGAAGATCTCCTCTTGCGTGTGTGCCCGGAGGACGGCTTGGGAGACCTGGCTGAGGGCCAACAGCAGGCGACGGCTGTGAGCCGTCTCCTCCAGAGCGCGCCGGAGCGCTTTCTCGGCTTGTGCCCGATCGGCCAGTGCCTGCTGGAGTTGTTCATTGGCTTGGATCAGTTCATCCGTGCGTTCAGCGATGTGACGTTCCTGTTCCTGGGCGTGACGCCGCGTCTTTTCATGCAACCAGGCCCTCTCCAGGGCGATCGCCGTCAGGTCGGCGAAGGACTGGAGCACCTGTATGCGCTCGTTGGGGAAGTCCCCTGGTTGGGCGCTGTACACGTTCAGGGTGCCCAGCACCCTGTCGCCGGTACGCAGGGGAAAGGCGGCGGACGAACGGAAGCCGCGCTTCAAAGCCTCCTCGCGCCAGGGCTCGAAGGCCGGGTCAGTCGCTATATCGTTTGCAACGGCCGCTTGTCTGGTTCGGATAGCTGTGCCGGTGGGTCCTCGCCCTGTAGGACCGCGATCTTGGGTGATCCGGAGAGCATCCAGGTAGTTTACCTCGGCGCCATAGGCTTTGGCAGGATGGACATCAATGCTGTTCGCATCGATCAGTCCTACCCATGCCATCTTCAGCCCAAAGCGTTCCACTGCCATCCGGCAGCTCGTTTCCAGAATCTCCTCCGCACTATGTTGGCCGAGATAGGTTTGTGAGACTTGACAAAGCGTGATCAAATCTTGCACTTGTTGGTGTGAGATCCCCTTTGCTCTCTCTCGTTTGTCCATTTGTAGCTATCACCCTCATCCTCACGTTACATCTTGAGGGTGTGTTCTCTGTCTCCTGTTGTTTTGATCGCCAGCCAAGGCGTATGTCGTTTTGCATGCGGCTGTTGCGTGCTGTGATGCTATGATGAGTTCTCGGCTCTGAAGGTTACAACGTGTCAGCGATAGGGGACGAGACTGTCCGCATGCCGTTTATGCTTAAGGGTATCTCCTACGCTGCATGAGAATGATCCCTGGTCCTTTTTCGCGGTTGTGGCTTGCCACATAAAGGCAATTGGGCGATGAAGGGCTACGTCGTATCCGCTAGAACCCTACGGGGGTTTCAGATCCGGAAGCGGAGGATACCGCTTGGCGACTTGGAACGGGGAGAGAATCAGTATGAATCCGCGCGGAACCTCATGGTCCCTGCTCATTGGCGCCTTCCGTGATCGGGGCTCCCCGATCCTGGCCTTTGATACACGCCAGCGATGAAGGGCATCAGGGGCATAGGATTGCCCCGAAACGGAAGTGGCAAGTCGTCGTACCTTCCTTCTCATCCCGCAACAATTGCGTGCTATTCCTTTCTCCTTCACCCCATTTTCGATGACATTCTCTAGCCCCATTTTACTCGCTCTGACGTGGTTGTCAACGCGTCGTACGTTCATAAGTTCTCTTCTTATCTGAGAATATATGCAAGCGTAAGGTTGCACAGGATACGCCCCGGCTCGTGGCGCGTTTCTTCCTCACGCGCGGGGGAAGGGCCAAACCCCTCCGGGTTACCCCATGGCGCCATTGAAGTATCGTGGAGCAGGTACGCCGTTGTTATGTAGATGTAGGCACGGGAAAATGATCGGTGTTCCGGTCGAGGACTTCGGGTCGATGGAAAGTCGACCCATCCGCAGCGCTGCCGATCCTCACCTTTGAGCTATGGCTTTGTGTGGAGAGGGACCATCCCTGGTCCAGTGCTGCGTTGTCGGCGGTTATATTGTAGATGTAGAGGGGGCCGGGAAAATTTACGATTTCGTTACACTTTTTTTCATGCCTGATAATGTAGCCCCTCTATCATAACAGCAAACGGCCCAACTTGCAAAGGAGTTGCGTCATCCTTTCGAGGAAGGACTATACGTGGAGACAGGAGCGGGATCATGAACCGTCGTGTCGTTTCCCTTCTTAGCCTGATTTGTTTTGTTCCGATCTTCGTGTTCTCGCTGGCGCCGGTGGGAAGCCACGCTGCCGCCGGCGCCAGCCCCGCCAGGTCCATCGTCGTGGATGTGGACCTGCCCTCGGATAGCACCGGCGTCCCTGAGGGCACCTTAGCCGTGCGCATCTTCGCCCCCGCGTCGGATGACCGGGCCCGTTATGCCGAGGGAGCCCCCGTGGTCATCTTCGTCCCTGGGGGCTCGGACGCGGGCTCCCTGCGCCCCCCGCTGTCGAAGGCCGACGATATGATCCGCATCGTCTTCCTCTTCCCGGGCGGCACCGACCCCGTCGCCGGGCGGAGCAGCGATGGGACCTACGACTATCGTGGCCCGGACAGCATCGCCGCCCTGCGGGACGTCATCCGATACGCTGCCGGTGATCTGACCGACTCTCGAGGCCGCACGATCGATGATGTGGTGCCGATGCCCGTGTTGCATGACAACATCGGCCTGGTGGGGAGCTCCAACGGCGGCAACATCGTCGTCGCCGTGGCCGCGAAGCATGGGGGCGATCTGGCGGGGCACCTGCGCTACATCGTTCAGTGGGAGTCTCCCGTCTCCAGCCAGATCGCCACGGTGGATCTGGGTGGGGTGAGGCTGGACTGTCCGGGCGGGCGTCGGGCGGCCTTGTTCACCGTTAACCCTCGCTATGGGGGATATGGCCCCCTGATGTTAAGCGTGGACTACCGCCAGATCGCTTACGACCCTCGATCGCCTCGTCATCCCGTCTTCCTGGACGGCAATGGCGATGGGCGCTACACCACCGTGGTGGACCCCAGCAACGGCTGTCGCACGCCGGATCTGGACCTGAACGGCACGCTCGAGATGGATGAGGACTTCCCGCTCGCCGGCTACACGGACGGCGTGAAGTGGTACTACTCCCGTCCGGTCACCCAGGCGCTGGTCGATTATGGGGTCTTCCGGGGAGGGTGGCCGACGAACATCGCCACGCTGGCGGAGGTCAGCGCCTTCTGGGATCTGCGAGAGGCGGTGCGCCTTTACTCGGCTGCTCTGACCCATATCCCCGACCTGGAGGGGATGGTGCTGGCCAGCGTGGTCGATCATGTCCAGGCCGCTCCAGATCATCCCCATATCCGGCAGGCCTTTGAGGGATGGGATCGGGCTGGGGCCTGGGTCAAGATCAACCCGGCGCGCCGTTACGTGGTGGCCGTCGATTCCAGCCTCAGCGGCCGCACGGACCTGCCGGATAACGCGGCGAACGTCGCCCCGGCGGATTGGAGCGATACCACCCTGTATGCTTATCCTGATGGGCTGGAGGACGCCTACTTCGCCGCCGCGGTGCATGAGATGGCGGATCGTGCCCGTAGCGCGGGGGCGACGCCCACGCCCACCGCCACGGCGACGCCGACGCCCACGCCGACCCCATCGCCGCCTCCTGCCGCGCCGGTTCGCCGGAGCACGGTTTCTCTGAACGCCCTGCATGGCTGGACGGCCGAAATGGGCAATCACTTGAAGATCTTCGATGTGGCTGTGGATGAGGCCCGCAATCGGATCTATGTGCAGGGCATTCTCACCTCAGGTATCGCCGTGATCGATGGGGAGGCTGATACCCTGGTCGCCAGCCTGGATAGCGGCATGGACGAGACGAGCTCGCACCGGACGTATCTGGCCGTGCATCCCACTCGTGGCATCCTTTACGTCGCCGACTGGCATCAGCGGACCCTGCGGGCGGTGGACCCGCAGTCCGGTGCCATCACCGGCCCGGTCACGCTGCCGGGTGATCCCTTTCAGATGGTGGTGGATGCTGGGGCGGAGCGTCTCTACGTGAGCATGCGGGCGTCGGGCGAGGTGGCCGTGTACGACGCTGAGACGCTGGCTCTGGTGCGCGTGATCGACCTGGGCGCGAACCGGATCGGCGGCATGGTGCTTGATCGTGAGGGGCGTCGCCTCTATGTGGTGGATTCCGACGACCCGGGGGCGGCCCAACGGTCCCGGCTGTACGTCATCGACACGCGCGCCCTGGCCGCGCTGCAACCGATCTCCTTTCGGAATCCGTTCGGCCGGCCCGCCGACTTCGTGGATCGGGATCCGGCGACCGGCCGTTTCTTCGTGACCACGGGGGCGCGACTGTTCATCCTCTCCGCTCGTGGCGCCGTAGAGCGTGCGGTCGTCCTGCCTGAGGGGGCTCGGGAGCCGATCTACTGGGCGGATACGGGGAAGGTCTACGTGCTCTCTCGAGAGGGGATCTCCCCTATTCGTAGCGCCTTGTCCGTAGTGGATGCGAACACCGGCCGCCTGGAGGCAAAGGTGGATCTGGGGACGGGGGGAGCTCAGCATCTGGCGCTGAATCGTCTCACTGGGAAGCTTTACACCCCCGGCATGGAGTACAGCGAGGTGGTCGTGGTGGACGCCCGTACCTATCAGGTTCTAGGCAAGGTGGATGTGGGGAACAGCGTGGAGGACGTCGCCGTGGCTCCCTCGGATGGGACCATCTATCTGGCAAATCGCCTGGGCGGAAGCACGGTGATCGCCTACCGGCCGGACACGGGCGCCTGGAGCGAGTTCGAGGCCGGCGGCTGGCCCACCGCCGTGGATGTGGATCCGGGGCTGAATCGTCTGTACGTGCTCAGCCACTATGACGGCATGGTCTTCGCCTACGATCTCTCCTCGGACCCGCCGAATCCCACCCTGTTGGGCTCCGTGTGGCTGGGGCTGGCTGACACCCGGGATACCATCAGCAACCAGATCGTGGATGCGACCCACCACCGGGTGATCACCACACACCCGGAGCACGACCGCATCGTCATCGTGGACGGGGAGCGTCTGGAGGTGGTGGCCACGATCCGGGATGTGCCCAGCTTTGATGCGAAGGCGGACCTCCATGGTCGGGGGCATCTGCAGCCGGCCGTGGATGAGGGCCTGAACAAGCTGTACGTGCTGTCCGCTCGCGCTCGAAAGGTGGATGTCTTCGACGGGGATCGCGGCTATGCGTACCTGCGCACCATCGATCTGTCCGGCTATTCGTGGAGCTGGGATCGTGATTTCAACGATTTCCTCCTATGGGTCGATAGCGGCCGCCATCGCCTTTATGTGGGGCCGCTGATCATCGACACGCTTACGGACACGTATATCGGCCAGCTCCCCGCCGATGGCGGCCAGGTGGTTGTCGGCCTGGACGCGGCGTCTGATCTCCTGTACACCATCGGCGTGGCATCCGCCTCCTCCGAGCGGCCATCGGCCGGCGCGAGTTGGTCGTCGGTGGATGCCCGGCGGCCCACATGCCAGCCGCGATGCGCGACTTCCGATGAGCAGCCCCGGGTGTTTCGCTTGTACATCCTCGACCGGGACACCTATGCCGTAAAGGATCGGATCGATCTGCGTGCGTTGACGTATGTGCCGCCTTATGTGGCCCTGGACGCGGCGCGCGCCCGTTTCTACGCTGGGTACATGCAAACCGCTGAGGTCGATATCTACACTCTGGGGGGGACGGCTCCGTCCCCCTCGCCTACTCCGACGCCTGGGGCCCCCTGCCGCGTATACCTACCTCAGACGTCCACGGATCCGAGACGCTCGCCGTGGCCCTCGTCATCGGCGATCCCCAGCCGGAGAGCCCGATCCGGCCGCTTCTGGGCGTGAACGCTGGCCCGGTTCCCTCGGGGGCGCCCGGCAACGCCGACCTGACCGCGGCGTATCAGGATATCGGCGTGACGATGGTACGCACCCACGACTTCTACGGCCCCCTGGATATGTCCGTCATCTACCCCGATCGGACGAAGGATCCCTCGGATCCCGGATCCTATCGCTTCATGGAGAGCGATGCCATCTTCCGGGCCATTCTGGAGGGCGGCTTTGAGCCTTATCTGCGCCTGGGCGACTCCTGGAATAACGTTGCCCCGCCATCCACCCCCATGGAGCGAGCCAATTGGGCGCGCGCTGCGGTGGAAGTGGTGCGTCATTACACGGAGGGCAAGTGGGACGGCTTCACCGCCGACGTTCGTTACGTGGAGATATGGAACGAGCCTGATCACCCACGTTTCTGGCCGGCGCCGCGTACCCGGCAGGAGTTCCTCCAGCTCTTCGAGGAGACGGCCAGAGCGTTAAAGGCGGCCTTCCCCGATCTGCAGGTGGGAGGGCCGGGTTTCGCCCCGAGCGGGGCCAAGGTGCCCCGTGGACAGCAGTTTGTCCGCGAGTTCCTGCAGTATATGAGGGACCGTAACGTTCCTATCGATTTCCTCTCCTGGCATATGTATGCCAACAAGCCGCAAGATTTTGCGGAGGCCGCCGCCTTCTATCGTGGCCTCCTGGACGAGATGGGCTATGCCGAGGCGGAGAGTCACATCACCGAATGGAATACGTCGGTGCGTGAGGTGGGAAGACAGGAGGCCGTGGCGTTGCGAGCGGGCGCCAAGGGCGCTGCGCTGATGACGGCGGCCTGGATCGGCCTGCAGGATCAGGGCGTGGACGTCGCCACGTTCTATCGCGGCGGGGATACCGGGCCGGACATGGCCGCAGGGTATGGTCTGTTCTACGCCGATGGGCGTCCCAAGCGGATGGCTCTGGCCTTCTCCCTGTGGTCCGAGATGGCGGATCACCCGGAGCGGCTGGCGGTGCGCGTGGTGCCCGTGGGGGACGCCGAGGTGGGGGATCTTTGGGTGCTCGCCGGGCGGGATGACGAGGGGGAGATCGCCGTGTTGGTCGCCAACCCGGGCGACGCGGCCGTCTCCTGGTGCCTGGCCTTCGCCGATGGCCGGGCGGTGGCGGATGACGCGGTCGCGGTGCGGGAAGTGAGCGATGAAAACGACGCCGTTCGAACGTTTACCCCCATGAGGGGCGCGGCTGTGATCGGGGCTGATGCCGTGCAACTGATCCTCATCGCGGACGATGAGGGATGAGGGAACCGGTCGTGGTCCTCCTAATATGATGTATGTGGATGACATGGGACCCGGAGGGATCCGAGCCTGAGCCGAAGGGGACGAGCGGCTACGGCGGGGGAGTGTGGCTTTGCAGCCGCAAGCGGAGAAGTTGAGCTGCCAGCTGGGGTGGTCTTGGCCGGGATAGCGACGTTTGGGAAGGGGAAGCCACCGTCGGTTGTTTGACAATCCCTCTCCGCTGTGCTACACTCCGGGTGATCCCGTGTGAGGGAGTATCATGCGGCGTTTCTTTGCCTGTGACGCACATCATCATCGGGTTGGGTGAGCGCAACCGATCGTTGACGCTCGGGTTTCGCTCGCCCGGAAAGACTAGTTGATCCAACTAGTCTTTTTTATTTTTTGTGGACAGGAGCTTTTCCTGGTGAGACTGAGCAAACCTGTACGTGGGGAGTTGCCGCCCGGCGTGGCCGACCTGTTCTTCGCGGCCGCGGAACAGAAGCTGGCGTTGGAGAACATCCTGCGGGACGCGTTCTCCCGCTGGGGGTACCGGCCGGTGATCCCCCCTACCTTCGAGTACGCGGACACCCTGGCATCCGAGGCGGGCGTGCGCCTGGCCGAGGAGATGTACCGTTTCTTCGACCGGGACGGGCGGGCCCTGGCGCTGCGTCCGGACCTCACCATCCCTACGGCGCGCATCGTTGGCGTCAAGCTGTTCGATCAACCGTTGCCTCTGCGGTTCCACTATATAGGGAGCGTCTTCCGTTATGAAGAGCCCAGAGCCGGGCAGCGTCGCGAGTTCACTCAGGCGGGCGTGGAGCTGGTGGGCGCGCCTGGCGCTGCGGCGGATGCGGAGGTCATCGCACTGCTGGTGGGGGCGCTGCAGGCCGCAGGATTGACGGATTTCCGCATCACCCTGGGACAGATCGGCTTCTTCCGAGGGCTTCTGGCCGCGTTGTCCTTGTCAGCGGAGGCGGCCGAGCGGTTGCGCGTCGCTGTGGATCGCAGGAGCCAGGCGGAGATGGAGGCGATCCTGGCCGATTTCGACGGCGATGGCCCGGCGCGGGAGGCCATCGCCGTTTTGCCTATGCTGACCGGTGGCCCAGAGGTGCTGGATGAGGCCCGGCGGATTGCTCTGAATCAGGAGATGGCCGCGGCGGTGGCCAACCTGCGCCAGGTGTGGGAGCGGCTGTGCCAGTACGACGTGACGGATCACGTCGTGCTGGATCTGGCGCAGGTACGAGGCATGGCATACTACACGGGCATCCTGTTCGAGGCATTCGCCCCCGGGGTCGGGTTCCCGCTGGCCAGCGGCGGCCGCTACGACGGATTGATCGGCCATTTCGGCCCGGACCAGCCGGCCGTGGGGTTCGCCCTGACCGTGGACCGCCTGCTGACGGCGTTGGATCACCAGACGGAGGCTGAGGCGGCGCCGCCCATCGATGTGATCTTCCAGGATTGCGGCCACATGGAATGCCTGTCGCTGGTGCGACGGGCTCGCTCGCTGGGGGCGCGTGCGGCGCTGGACGTGCTGGGGCGGTCCGTCGATGATCTGGTGGCGTACGCCCGGGGACAGGGGATCCCGCGCGTGGCCCTGTGCGAGGGGCCGGGCCGGGTGCGGTTGGTGACGGATGCTGAGACCCGGATCATCGAGCCGGCTGCCTGGGAAAGCGAGGTGCGCGCATGGATCGGCTGAGGATCGCGCTGCCCAAAGGGCGATTGCTCTCTGCCTCCCTGGACTTCCTGGCCCGAGCGGGGTACGACTTTCGGGAGGGCGTGCAGCGCACCCGGCGCCTGCTCGTGTCGGATGGGACGGGACGGCTGGAGGCCGTGCTGGTCAAACCGAAAGACATCCCGGTCTTCGTGGAGTACGGCGCGGCCGATCTGGGCATCGTAGGCACGGACGTGCTACGGGAGGTGGAGCGGGACGTGTACGAGCCGCTGTTGCTGCCGTTCGGCTATTGTCGCCTGTCCGTGGCGGCCCCGGCCGATCGGCCGGATACCCCGTTGCGGCTGGAACCCAGCCCCCGCGTGGCCACCAGCTATCCCAATCTGACCCATCGCTTCTTCCAGGAACGGGGCGTCTCCCCCGAGATCATCCTGTTGTCCGGTTCCGTCGAGCTGTCGCCGCTGGTGGGGTTGGCGGATCTACTGGTGGACATGGTGGAGACCGGGCGGACGCTGCGGGAGAATGGCCTGGTGGAGCTGCGCACGATCTTGCATAGCCAGGCCGCGCTCATCGCCAATCGGGCGGCCTATGCGTTGAAGAAGGAAGCCATCACTGCGCTGATCGAGGATCTGCGCCGAACTGTAGCCGAGATGAGGTCTGCCGATGACGCCTGATGTGTTGCTTCGGATCTTGGACGATGTGGAGGAGGCGCGACGTACCGTGCTGCGGCGCGTGCTCTGGGCCGATCAGGGGGTCCCGGAGAGCGTGCGCGCGGGCATTCGCCGCTTCTTTGGCGAGGAGTTGACGCCGGATGAGGCGGTGGCGCGCGTGCTGGACGATGTGCGACGCCGCGGGGATGCGGCTGTGCGGGAGTGGACGGCGCGCATCGATGGC encodes:
- a CDS encoding GAF domain-containing protein, coding for MAVERFGLKMAWVGLIDANSIDVHPAKAYGAEVNYLDALRITQDRGPTGRGPTGTAIRTRQAAVANDIATDPAFEPWREEALKRGFRSSAAFPLRTGDRVLGTLNVYSAQPGDFPNERIQVLQSFADLTAIALERAWLHEKTRRHAQEQERHIAERTDELIQANEQLQQALADRAQAEKALRRALEETAHSRRLLLALSQVSQAVLRAHTQEEIFQVVTDEAAKLSYHVIILIVAEDQEHLIIPKGSLNPSLAGALEKLTGLAAEDFRLPLLPGSPYQEILAKPEAVFRDREASIELVAEALPRHLRPLASRLVSLLEIKQSICAPLMLDGKPVGLLAMGGADLTEADVPVVATFANQIAIALENTRLHQEAQAWAAELERRVAERTQELSKINRELEAEIAGRQKLEEMWRRYEAIVNTSGEFMTLVNRDYVYEAANHAYCRAHGKEQDEIVGRTIAEVWGEERFNTAIKLLLDECFTGKEVRHQGWFEFPTLGLRCFDVAYYPFRSDGREVTHAIVISRDITERKRAERALQQYVERLQVLHEIDQAILTARSLQEIAQIVTQHVPRLLPCTVIGVVVPSGEAHTVNTLAVGHGGEPVALDTHNVPLGAFSELQECLETLRRGEIYVLKDLAVPHQLIPALQSRWAEALRALVIVPLIAQEELIGALFLGMETPVALDSQQTDIAREVADSLATAIQNAQQMEVIRGQRSSLEMLSRQLIYAQEAERKRISQELHDEIGQIMTMIRINLAALEQLLPSETPPTVRQMLTELEELSQQALEQARELSLDLRPAILDDLGLVPALRWYLNRYASRLDAKIDLEVIDFDERPSAEVETVLYRVAQEALTNVARHAQASHVHIRLERKASTVTLLIEDDGQGFDTEEIMRYKGLPHGLGLLGIQERVTFLGGHVDIQSRPGRGTRLFIEIPWSVEDEQSTGAAG
- a CDS encoding ATP phosphoribosyltransferase is translated as MDRLRIALPKGRLLSASLDFLARAGYDFREGVQRTRRLLVSDGTGRLEAVLVKPKDIPVFVEYGAADLGIVGTDVLREVERDVYEPLLLPFGYCRLSVAAPADRPDTPLRLEPSPRVATSYPNLTHRFFQERGVSPEIILLSGSVELSPLVGLADLLVDMVETGRTLRENGLVELRTILHSQAALIANRAAYALKKEAITALIEDLRRTVAEMRSADDA
- the hisZ gene encoding ATP phosphoribosyltransferase regulatory subunit, with the protein product MRLSKPVRGELPPGVADLFFAAAEQKLALENILRDAFSRWGYRPVIPPTFEYADTLASEAGVRLAEEMYRFFDRDGRALALRPDLTIPTARIVGVKLFDQPLPLRFHYIGSVFRYEEPRAGQRREFTQAGVELVGAPGAAADAEVIALLVGALQAAGLTDFRITLGQIGFFRGLLAALSLSAEAAERLRVAVDRRSQAEMEAILADFDGDGPAREAIAVLPMLTGGPEVLDEARRIALNQEMAAAVANLRQVWERLCQYDVTDHVVLDLAQVRGMAYYTGILFEAFAPGVGFPLASGGRYDGLIGHFGPDQPAVGFALTVDRLLTALDHQTEAEAAPPIDVIFQDCGHMECLSLVRRARSLGARAALDVLGRSVDDLVAYARGQGIPRVALCEGPGRVRLVTDAETRIIEPAAWESEVRAWIG